In a genomic window of Acidilobus saccharovorans 345-15:
- a CDS encoding NUDIX hydrolase, whose translation MSEPRLSSSEELCSGARVRLERVRFSYNGREFDADRVTFGLSVAVLPVLEDGRVILERQWRPATGSWVLEAPAGRVERGETPEEAAMRELEEETGYRASRLTKVYEAYVSPGYSDEVQHGYIAEGLTRVGQRLEPDEVISLAFMRPEEALGQARDLKTIALLEAYVNLRRG comes from the coding sequence GTGAGCGAGCCCAGGCTGAGCTCGAGCGAGGAGCTCTGCTCGGGGGCCAGGGTGAGGCTTGAGAGGGTAAGGTTCTCCTACAACGGCAGGGAGTTCGACGCCGACAGGGTGACCTTCGGCCTCTCCGTGGCCGTGCTGCCCGTGCTTGAGGACGGCAGGGTCATACTTGAGAGGCAGTGGAGGCCCGCCACTGGCTCCTGGGTCCTTGAGGCCCCGGCGGGCAGGGTTGAGCGGGGCGAGACGCCCGAGGAGGCGGCCATGAGGGAGCTGGAGGAGGAGACGGGCTACAGGGCGTCAAGGCTGACGAAGGTTTACGAGGCCTACGTGAGCCCGGGCTACAGCGATGAGGTGCAGCACGGCTACATAGCTGAGGGCCTGACAAGGGTTGGCCAGAGGCTTGAGCCTGACGAGGTCATAAGCCTCGCCTTCATGAGGCCCGAGGAGGCCCTTGGGCAGGCGAGGGACCTCAAGACCATAGCCCTGTTGGAGGCCTACGTCAACTTAAGGCGGGGCTAA
- a CDS encoding (Fe-S)-binding protein produces MGGGGSGRLLFTGALYQLVPYIEGTVELLRSLERAEGVSWAALRAARVASRRLDLSLLVRPDPELVEWSRRVLRSMARLLLASGAEFDYVPELSDMYSGALLRDYGMAEAFRRHAERVVRAVRSAGYEELIVVDPHTMDTVTRGYQEVLGEGLRAVNYMELVRPTARRGLAATVHDSCVYARKLGIVDRPRELLREAGVNVTEVSRSGRWTYCCGGPLEALLPSLAQAVAATRVRELAGAGDTAITMCPICYVNLRRASRSSGVPIRLLDLAEVIGGE; encoded by the coding sequence TTGGGAGGAGGGGGGAGCGGGAGGCTGCTCTTCACCGGGGCCCTCTACCAGCTGGTGCCCTACATAGAGGGCACGGTGGAGCTCCTCCGAAGCCTTGAGAGGGCCGAGGGGGTCAGCTGGGCGGCCCTGAGGGCCGCAAGGGTGGCCTCAAGGAGGCTCGACCTCTCACTGCTCGTCAGGCCTGACCCCGAGCTCGTGGAGTGGTCAAGGAGGGTCCTGAGGTCGATGGCGAGGCTGCTGCTCGCCTCCGGCGCGGAGTTCGACTACGTGCCCGAGCTCTCTGACATGTACAGCGGGGCGCTGCTCAGGGACTACGGCATGGCTGAGGCCTTCAGGAGGCACGCCGAGAGGGTGGTGAGGGCAGTGAGGTCCGCCGGCTACGAGGAGCTCATAGTGGTGGACCCCCACACCATGGACACCGTCACCAGGGGCTACCAGGAGGTCCTCGGGGAGGGCCTAAGGGCCGTGAACTACATGGAGCTCGTGAGGCCCACGGCCAGGCGCGGGCTGGCGGCGACCGTGCACGACTCGTGCGTGTACGCGAGGAAGCTCGGCATTGTAGACAGGCCCAGGGAGCTCCTGAGGGAGGCGGGCGTCAATGTGACGGAGGTCAGCAGGTCCGGCAGGTGGACCTACTGCTGCGGCGGCCCCCTCGAGGCCCTCCTCCCCTCGCTTGCCCAGGCTGTGGCGGCGACCAGGGTCAGGGAGCTGGCGGGCGCGGGCGACACGGCGATAACCATGTGCCCCATATGCTACGTGAACCTCCGCAGGGCCTCGAGGTCCTCAGGGGTCCCGATAAGGCTCCTTGACCTGGCCGAGGTGATAGGCGGTGAGTGA
- a CDS encoding M1 family metallopeptidase yields MAFGPKATIKRYVIFMDFDGFRYRGHESIELETQEDLRLDAKGVKVTSVKANGSPVQFAQDDEGVTVRTGRFSGTLEVDFEGEAAEKLVGIYRAPYEGGYVISTQFESVHAREMFPCVDNPAYKARFKLSVRVPRDLHAISNMPIERVTLDGDKKVVEFMETPPMSTYLLYVGIGKWEEVVDSGGRYVLAAVPGKTKYGSLALWAARNSVDFYERYFGIPYPLPKMHLIAVPEFAFGAMENWGAITFRESALLAPEDADMAQRRRVAEVVAHEIAHQWFGDLVTMKWWDDLWLNESFATFMSYKAVSSFAPELLMWENFLLGETDGAMVRDSLSTTHPIHVEVSSPDEIEEIFDDISYGKGASILRMVEYFLGESFRKGLSSYLEHHAYSNAVAQDLWTAIQPFTSVPVADLMNDWITKPGYPYLRVTVEGSRVRLEQHRFSLSGKLEDLTYMVPATIEVNGRRVDAIFSSRVHEVDVGEEVRQLKVNLDRAGFYRVLYPDLSRLARLNQFETYGLLNDYYYFMLAGLVSRDDYLRVVDMNFSVPDYLPALELSSELFNLFLVNPAVFAQRAIDYHRSQFALQSRRPEEQHRELAGRVANRLAIMDRSFANELASQFGKEVDPNMRQAVYTAYAVAAGDLEGLRREHERQQLDSERIKVLVAAAQIRDRSALQQAIEWIASGKRQDMLYVLTVGLNPDGRDLVWGWLRDGGLDRLEKAFEGTAIVQRWLLGYLPFIGLGREKEVSDFFASRPDGRSAEVRGGLEILEAYSRLRQ; encoded by the coding sequence TTGGCGTTCGGTCCCAAGGCCACGATAAAGAGGTATGTAATATTCATGGACTTTGATGGCTTCAGGTACAGGGGCCACGAGTCCATAGAGCTTGAGACGCAGGAGGACCTGAGGCTTGACGCAAAGGGCGTGAAGGTGACCTCGGTCAAGGCCAACGGGTCCCCGGTCCAGTTCGCGCAGGACGACGAGGGGGTCACGGTAAGGACCGGCAGGTTCTCGGGCACCCTCGAGGTGGACTTTGAGGGCGAGGCGGCTGAGAAGCTTGTGGGCATATACAGGGCCCCCTACGAGGGCGGCTACGTCATATCGACGCAGTTCGAGTCCGTCCACGCCAGGGAGATGTTCCCGTGCGTCGACAACCCGGCCTACAAGGCCAGGTTCAAGCTCTCGGTGAGGGTGCCCAGGGACCTCCACGCCATATCAAACATGCCCATAGAGAGGGTGACGCTTGATGGCGACAAGAAGGTAGTTGAGTTCATGGAGACCCCGCCCATGTCGACCTACCTGCTATACGTAGGCATAGGCAAGTGGGAGGAGGTAGTCGACAGCGGCGGCCGCTACGTGCTCGCCGCCGTCCCGGGCAAGACAAAGTACGGCTCCCTGGCCCTGTGGGCCGCCAGGAACAGCGTGGACTTCTACGAGAGGTACTTCGGCATACCATACCCGCTGCCCAAGATGCACCTGATAGCCGTCCCGGAGTTCGCCTTCGGCGCCATGGAGAACTGGGGCGCCATAACCTTCAGGGAGAGCGCCCTCCTCGCGCCTGAGGACGCCGACATGGCCCAGCGCAGGAGGGTCGCCGAGGTGGTGGCCCATGAGATAGCCCACCAGTGGTTCGGCGACCTTGTGACCATGAAGTGGTGGGACGACCTCTGGCTGAACGAGAGCTTCGCGACATTCATGAGCTACAAGGCGGTCAGCTCCTTCGCCCCGGAGCTCCTCATGTGGGAGAACTTCCTGCTCGGCGAGACCGACGGCGCCATGGTGAGGGACTCCCTGAGCACGACCCACCCAATACACGTGGAGGTCTCGTCACCTGATGAGATAGAGGAGATATTTGATGACATAAGCTACGGCAAGGGAGCAAGCATACTCAGGATGGTCGAGTACTTCCTGGGCGAGTCGTTCAGGAAAGGGCTGTCGTCGTACCTGGAGCACCACGCCTACTCAAACGCCGTGGCCCAGGACCTCTGGACCGCCATACAGCCGTTCACGTCGGTGCCGGTGGCGGACCTCATGAACGACTGGATCACGAAGCCCGGCTACCCGTACCTCAGGGTCACGGTGGAGGGCAGCAGGGTGAGGCTCGAGCAGCACAGGTTCTCGCTCTCAGGAAAGCTGGAGGACCTGACGTACATGGTGCCGGCCACCATCGAGGTCAACGGCAGGAGGGTAGACGCCATATTCAGCTCCAGGGTCCACGAGGTCGACGTGGGCGAGGAGGTGAGGCAGCTCAAGGTGAACCTCGACAGGGCTGGCTTCTACAGGGTCCTCTACCCGGACCTCTCGAGGCTCGCCAGGCTGAACCAGTTTGAAACCTACGGGCTCCTCAACGACTACTACTACTTCATGCTCGCCGGCCTGGTCAGCAGGGACGACTACCTCAGGGTAGTTGACATGAACTTCAGCGTCCCCGACTACCTGCCCGCCCTCGAGCTGAGCAGCGAGCTCTTCAACCTGTTCCTTGTAAACCCGGCCGTGTTCGCCCAGAGGGCCATAGACTACCACAGGTCGCAGTTCGCCCTCCAGTCCAGGAGGCCCGAGGAGCAGCACAGGGAGCTGGCGGGGAGGGTGGCGAACAGGCTGGCCATAATGGACCGCTCCTTCGCCAACGAGCTCGCGTCCCAGTTCGGCAAGGAAGTCGACCCAAACATGAGGCAGGCGGTATACACGGCTTACGCGGTGGCCGCAGGCGACCTTGAGGGCCTGAGGAGGGAGCACGAGAGGCAGCAGCTGGACTCTGAGAGGATAAAGGTCCTCGTGGCCGCGGCCCAGATAAGGGACAGGTCGGCCCTGCAGCAGGCCATAGAGTGGATAGCCTCAGGGAAGAGGCAGGACATGCTCTACGTGCTCACGGTTGGGCTCAACCCCGATGGCAGGGACCTGGTCTGGGGCTGGCTCAGGGACGGGGGCCTCGACAGGCTGGAGAAGGCCTTCGAGGGGACGGCGATAGTGCAGAGGTGGCTCCTGGGCTACCTGCCGTTCATAGGGCTCGGGAGGGAGAAGGAGGTCAGCGACTTCTTCGCCTCAAGGCCGGACGGCAGGAGCGCGGAGGTAAGGGGAGGCCTGGAGATCCTGGAGGCCTACTCAAGGCTGAGGCAGTGA
- a CDS encoding VIT1/CCC1 transporter family protein gives MQSQLSLTEEDMRKIEAYCRDELGTYLLYEALADEEEGELSQKLRQAAEQERGHYLFWRSLLGRDCQASPPGRAFRLLYKVFGPVFTLEALERREASAAREYRRFMPRMPQELRPRLEQIIADEEGHESEFLRGLKDVRVEYLGFVALGMADAITELVGVYAGFLGATARTLIVGLAGLLVGFSAAISMAAAAFLQSRQEGTTRPGLSAAATGLSYFVTALLLGIPYLLLSSTAEALAASLMIGIGVLAAFHFYSATVNGTSFARELGLGLLILLGATAAGLLFGDVIGRAFHLTGLFSVALQALR, from the coding sequence ATGCAGTCCCAGCTAAGCCTAACTGAGGAGGACATGAGGAAGATAGAGGCCTACTGCAGGGACGAGCTGGGCACATACCTGCTCTACGAGGCCCTGGCTGACGAGGAGGAGGGCGAGCTCTCGCAGAAGCTGAGGCAGGCAGCCGAGCAGGAGAGGGGCCACTACCTCTTCTGGAGGTCCCTCCTAGGCAGGGACTGCCAGGCGTCGCCGCCGGGCAGGGCTTTCAGGCTGCTTTACAAGGTCTTTGGGCCAGTGTTCACCTTGGAGGCCCTGGAGAGGAGGGAGGCCAGCGCCGCGAGGGAGTACAGGAGGTTCATGCCCAGGATGCCCCAGGAGCTCAGGCCAAGGCTTGAGCAGATAATAGCCGACGAGGAGGGCCACGAGTCGGAGTTCCTCAGGGGGCTCAAGGACGTCAGGGTTGAGTACCTGGGCTTCGTGGCCCTCGGGATGGCAGATGCGATAACTGAGCTAGTTGGCGTCTACGCTGGCTTCCTGGGGGCCACGGCGAGGACCCTCATAGTTGGGCTCGCCGGCCTCCTGGTGGGCTTCTCGGCAGCCATATCCATGGCCGCGGCGGCCTTCCTGCAGTCCAGGCAGGAGGGGACCACGAGGCCAGGCCTCAGCGCGGCGGCCACGGGCCTCTCCTACTTCGTGACGGCCCTGCTGCTGGGCATACCTTACCTGCTGCTGAGCAGCACCGCCGAGGCCCTGGCGGCGTCCCTGATGATAGGCATAGGTGTCCTGGCGGCGTTCCACTTCTACAGCGCCACGGTCAACGGGACCAGCTTCGCCAGGGAGCTCGGCCTGGGGCTGCTGATACTCCTCGGGGCCACCGCCGCGGGCCTCCTGTTCGGCGACGTGATAGGGAGGGCCTTCCACCTCACGGGCCTCTTCTCTGTGGCGCTTCAGGCCCTGAGGTAG
- a CDS encoding LUD domain-containing protein, with the protein MSDELLEGYARAILRALEDPDLQEALHTYVPGSEERVRRFLESRPDIVQLAREVKAIKEYSIAHMDELIDEAMRSLKSVNAVPHYAADAREARELALSLVGRGKVVVMSKSMTAEELGIREALEEAGNEVWETDLGQLLVQLEGGKPMHSIAPAIHMTVARVAQLLRDRLGLDVSPSDAPQQMVAKVREFLRSKFVSADVGISGGNALAAREGALLLVENEGNIRMVTNLPRLHIAFVGVEKLVPTMLDAFKVILVQAAFAGLYPPTYVSLIAGPSSTGDIGHRRVYGAHGPVEVHVVLVDHGRRAAAKDVVLREQLRCIRCGYCQFVCPVWGQVANNWGGSTYGGPMGVNWTAITEGVDRGAALAMLCLGCGRCDVACPVEIPISGILADLKRRFTSSL; encoded by the coding sequence GTGAGTGACGAGCTCCTCGAGGGGTACGCCAGGGCCATACTGAGGGCCCTGGAGGACCCAGACCTTCAGGAGGCCCTCCACACCTACGTGCCTGGCTCCGAGGAGAGGGTGAGGAGGTTCCTGGAGTCCAGGCCTGACATAGTCCAGCTGGCCAGGGAGGTCAAGGCAATAAAGGAGTACTCCATAGCCCACATGGACGAGCTCATAGACGAGGCCATGAGGTCGCTTAAGTCTGTTAACGCGGTCCCCCACTACGCCGCCGACGCCAGGGAGGCCAGGGAGCTGGCCCTCAGCCTGGTGGGCAGGGGCAAGGTTGTAGTCATGTCGAAGTCCATGACTGCCGAGGAGCTCGGCATAAGGGAGGCCCTGGAGGAGGCCGGCAACGAGGTCTGGGAGACCGACCTGGGGCAGCTGCTCGTGCAGCTTGAGGGAGGGAAGCCCATGCACTCCATAGCGCCTGCAATACACATGACTGTGGCCAGGGTGGCGCAGCTGCTGAGGGACAGGCTGGGCCTTGACGTCAGCCCCAGCGACGCGCCCCAGCAGATGGTGGCCAAGGTGAGGGAGTTCCTCAGGTCCAAGTTCGTAAGCGCAGACGTGGGCATAAGCGGGGGCAACGCGTTGGCCGCCAGGGAGGGGGCCCTGCTGCTTGTCGAGAACGAGGGCAACATAAGGATGGTCACGAACCTGCCCAGGCTTCACATAGCCTTCGTGGGGGTCGAGAAGCTGGTCCCAACGATGCTTGACGCATTCAAGGTAATACTCGTGCAGGCGGCCTTCGCCGGCCTCTACCCGCCCACCTACGTAAGCCTCATAGCCGGCCCGAGCAGCACCGGCGACATAGGGCACAGGAGGGTCTACGGCGCCCACGGCCCCGTTGAGGTCCACGTTGTCCTTGTGGACCACGGCAGGAGGGCGGCAGCCAAGGACGTGGTGCTCAGGGAGCAGCTCAGGTGCATAAGGTGCGGCTACTGCCAGTTCGTCTGCCCCGTGTGGGGCCAGGTGGCAAACAACTGGGGAGGCTCAACGTACGGTGGGCCCATGGGCGTCAACTGGACTGCCATAACCGAGGGAGTTGACAGGGGCGCGGCCCTGGCGATGCTCTGCCTCGGCTGCGGCAGGTGCGACGTGGCGTGCCCCGTCGAGATACCCATCTCCGGCATACTCGCTGACCTGAAGAGGAGGTTCACGTCATCCCTTTGA
- a CDS encoding S9 family peptidase, which translates to MSPEDLSKLTLVSSPAASPDGSRALFVVSRPDLQQNRYDSSIWLYDGRSYYPVTSGPGDSCPAWSPDGQTIAFIRTVRQEGQPAQTSVMLMRPGYEPVPLFTWSFGASAISWSPAGSSIAFLARRPLGQGEWKDYSKREALVIERLPPFFNGEGYIFDRPRNIYLVSANGGEPRRLTSHALDVSDFAWSPDGRSIAYVKQLEEVHAQYDELRLINVETGEDVQLLSKVSIAGLAWSSDGNSIALLMHRFERGLSSHYKLHSYNLKTGELTKVELGLDRNLLNSVNSEARGPSCTKPIQASGGWLYFSVSDAGRAWLYRATLSGRVEPVLRPEDAVIDDFSVAQSSDVVYYTQMNESEPAELYVLRGTSGKRLTSFNDDFLRQASLPRAFKARARARDGTELDFWALLPRDAKGKVPWMLYIHGGPKTSYGYGFMVAFHVLASAGIAVVYGNPRGSDGYSEDFADIRGRWGTVDYEDLMTIADEATRQFQQLDPGRAGVAGGSYGGFMTNWVITHTSRFRAAMTERSCVEFYSDWGTSDIGWFFDEDQLMAQPPWKSAEQYLKASPMTYIESVTTPLLIMHALEDYRCPVSQALQLFTALKVLGVEVKLALFPGEDHDLTRSGRPKTRVEYLKLMLDWMKGHLGEGR; encoded by the coding sequence ATGTCGCCTGAGGACCTCTCCAAGCTCACCTTAGTCTCAAGCCCGGCGGCCTCGCCCGACGGCTCCAGGGCCCTGTTCGTGGTCTCAAGGCCTGACCTTCAGCAGAACAGGTACGACAGCTCCATATGGCTCTACGACGGCAGGTCCTACTACCCCGTGACCTCAGGCCCTGGGGACTCCTGCCCCGCATGGTCCCCGGACGGTCAGACGATAGCCTTCATCAGGACAGTGAGGCAGGAGGGGCAGCCGGCCCAGACCTCCGTCATGTTAATGAGGCCCGGCTACGAGCCCGTGCCCCTCTTCACCTGGAGCTTCGGGGCCTCAGCAATATCGTGGTCCCCTGCGGGGAGCTCAATAGCGTTCCTGGCCAGGAGGCCGCTTGGGCAGGGCGAGTGGAAGGACTACTCCAAGAGGGAGGCCCTGGTGATAGAGAGGCTCCCGCCCTTCTTCAACGGGGAGGGCTACATATTTGACAGGCCCAGGAACATCTACCTGGTCAGCGCCAACGGAGGGGAGCCCAGGAGGCTGACCTCCCACGCGCTTGACGTGAGCGACTTCGCCTGGTCCCCGGACGGCAGGAGCATAGCGTACGTTAAGCAGCTCGAGGAGGTGCACGCCCAGTACGACGAGCTGAGGCTCATTAACGTTGAGACTGGCGAGGACGTGCAGCTGCTCTCCAAGGTCTCGATAGCTGGCCTGGCCTGGTCCTCGGACGGCAACAGCATTGCCCTGCTCATGCACAGGTTCGAGAGGGGGCTCTCGAGCCACTACAAGCTTCACTCCTATAACTTGAAGACCGGGGAGTTGACAAAGGTAGAGCTTGGCCTCGACAGGAACCTGCTCAACAGCGTCAACAGCGAGGCCAGGGGGCCCTCCTGCACTAAGCCAATACAGGCCTCGGGCGGCTGGCTCTACTTCAGCGTCAGCGACGCCGGCAGGGCGTGGCTGTACAGGGCGACACTCAGCGGCAGGGTGGAGCCCGTGCTCAGGCCTGAGGACGCGGTGATCGACGACTTCAGCGTGGCCCAGTCCTCCGACGTGGTCTACTACACGCAGATGAACGAGTCCGAGCCCGCGGAGCTCTACGTGCTAAGGGGGACCTCGGGCAAGAGGCTCACGTCCTTCAACGACGACTTCCTAAGGCAGGCCTCGCTGCCGAGGGCCTTCAAGGCCAGGGCAAGGGCGAGGGACGGCACGGAGCTTGACTTCTGGGCGCTGCTGCCCAGGGACGCCAAGGGGAAGGTGCCGTGGATGCTCTACATACATGGAGGGCCTAAGACGAGCTACGGCTACGGCTTCATGGTGGCCTTCCACGTCCTCGCCTCGGCTGGGATAGCCGTGGTCTACGGCAACCCGAGGGGGAGCGACGGCTACAGCGAGGACTTCGCTGACATAAGGGGCAGGTGGGGCACCGTCGACTACGAGGACCTCATGACTATAGCTGACGAGGCCACGAGGCAGTTCCAGCAGCTCGACCCCGGCAGGGCGGGCGTGGCCGGCGGGAGCTACGGGGGGTTCATGACCAACTGGGTTATAACCCACACCTCCAGGTTCAGGGCAGCCATGACTGAGAGGAGCTGCGTGGAGTTCTACAGCGACTGGGGCACAAGCGACATAGGCTGGTTCTTCGACGAGGACCAGCTGATGGCCCAGCCTCCGTGGAAGTCGGCCGAGCAGTACCTCAAGGCGAGCCCGATGACCTACATAGAGTCCGTTACAACGCCGCTGCTCATAATGCACGCCCTTGAGGACTACAGGTGCCCCGTGAGCCAGGCCCTCCAGCTCTTCACCGCGCTCAAGGTGCTCGGCGTTGAGGTTAAGCTGGCCCTCTTCCCCGGCGAGGACCACGACCTGACCAGGAGCGGCAGGCCCAAGACAAGGGTTGAGTACCTCAAGCTGATGCTTGACTGGATGAAGGGCCACCTGGGTGAGGGCAGGTGA